In a genomic window of Streptomyces pristinaespiralis:
- a CDS encoding SAM-dependent methyltransferase, with translation MSEHDPQLAAAADIRARIDTSKPHSARFWNYFVGGKDHYEIDRETGDHIKDIFPGLVDVARTSRQFLGRAVRHLAGEQGIRQFLDIGTGLPTADNTHEVAQRVAPDSRIVYVDSDPLVLAHARALLTSTPEGRTAYLDADLYAPEEILKAAEGTLDLSRPVALMILNTLGHVAEHDQARDLVTRLMAGLPSGSYLVISDSTSTSEGMIAASQAYNSSGAVPYHVRSVDEIAAFFDGLELVEPGVVQVTKWRPESDDTAGTMAVDAYGAVGRKP, from the coding sequence GTGTCAGAACACGACCCCCAGCTCGCCGCCGCCGCAGACATACGCGCCCGGATCGACACGAGCAAGCCCCATTCCGCCCGTTTCTGGAACTACTTCGTCGGTGGCAAGGACCACTACGAGATCGACCGCGAGACCGGCGACCACATCAAGGACATCTTCCCGGGCCTCGTCGACGTGGCCCGCACGAGCCGCCAGTTCCTCGGACGCGCGGTCCGTCATCTGGCGGGCGAGCAGGGCATCCGCCAGTTCCTCGACATCGGCACCGGGCTGCCCACCGCCGACAACACCCACGAGGTCGCGCAGCGCGTCGCCCCCGACTCGCGGATCGTGTACGTCGACAGCGACCCGCTCGTGCTGGCCCACGCCCGGGCACTGCTCACCAGCACGCCCGAGGGCAGGACGGCGTACCTGGACGCCGATCTGTACGCCCCCGAGGAGATCCTCAAGGCCGCCGAGGGCACGCTGGACCTGTCCCGGCCGGTGGCGCTGATGATCCTGAACACCCTCGGCCACGTCGCCGAGCACGACCAGGCACGGGACCTGGTGACCCGGCTCATGGCGGGCCTGCCGTCGGGCAGTTACCTCGTGATCAGCGACAGCACCTCCACCAGCGAGGGCATGATCGCGGCGTCCCAGGCCTACAACTCCAGTGGCGCGGTTCCCTACCACGTGCGCAGCGTCGACGAGATCGCCGCGTTCTTCGACGGCCTGGAGCTGGTGGAGCCCGGGGTCGTCCAGGTCACGAAGTGGCGCCCGGAGTCGGACGACACGGCCGGCACGATGGCCGTCGACGCCTACGGCGCGGTGGGCCGCAAGCCGTAG
- a CDS encoding DUF4097 family beta strand repeat-containing protein, whose protein sequence is MTSGLRRHHRRAVRGGVAACGVVLLAVGLSGCGSADASEAPVEKKSFALSGKTLTIASDNTDIELVPADVDEVEVTRQVDGWVFLGSGPDASWKMADGKLTLKVKCDAIASDCVARHTVKVPRGTSVTVDDGNGSVTASGFDTALKLRSDNGSVKVTDSSGALELDSENGSVVAEGVTGKNVVATSDNGSVRLELAAVPDRVETHSDNGRVEITLPGAGAPYAVDAKSDNGDVDVAVPTDDNSARVVKARSDNGEVVVRSAN, encoded by the coding sequence ATGACAAGCGGACTCCGTCGTCATCACCGCCGTGCGGTCCGGGGCGGCGTCGCCGCCTGCGGGGTCGTGCTGCTCGCGGTCGGCCTCTCCGGGTGCGGCAGCGCGGACGCCAGTGAGGCGCCCGTCGAGAAGAAGTCGTTCGCGCTCAGCGGGAAGACGCTGACCATCGCCTCCGACAACACCGACATCGAGCTCGTGCCGGCCGATGTCGACGAGGTGGAGGTGACCCGGCAGGTCGACGGCTGGGTGTTCCTCGGCAGCGGGCCGGACGCCTCCTGGAAGATGGCGGACGGGAAGCTCACCCTCAAGGTGAAGTGCGACGCCATCGCCAGCGACTGCGTGGCCCGGCACACCGTGAAGGTGCCCCGTGGCACCTCCGTGACCGTCGACGACGGCAACGGGAGCGTGACGGCGAGCGGGTTCGACACGGCGTTGAAGCTCCGTTCGGACAACGGCAGCGTCAAGGTCACGGACTCCAGCGGGGCGCTCGAGCTGGACAGCGAGAACGGCAGCGTCGTCGCCGAAGGGGTGACCGGGAAGAACGTCGTCGCCACATCGGACAACGGGTCCGTGCGGCTCGAGCTCGCCGCGGTGCCCGACCGGGTCGAGACCCACAGCGACAACGGGCGGGTCGAGATCACGCTGCCCGGCGCCGGCGCGCCGTACGCGGTGGACGCCAAGAGCGACAACGGGGACGTCGACGTCGCCGTGCCGACCGACGACAACAGCGCCCGCGTCGTCAAGGCCCGCAGCGACAACGGCGAAGTCGTGGTGCGCAGCGCGAACTGA
- a CDS encoding transglutaminase domain-containing protein: MTSSILRPRGRVRVRTSERETAAGSTEPTRILDWQHPRVALLVRGLGTTTAPGRADAAAERVQALRAAHRWIATSVRPVYSVQDERPVSEVLRRGRGSCSQRLAVLESVARASGVATRVRGLVVDGTFWYPRFPRLHQIVPDQVLLAWPEFRIDGLSPDGHAAAPWLTVSELFGDLDELSGHAGGGFTNADPETLFEALSRTAIDWDGATACPSAGAPCDLSAHVLADLGHFDSRDELFARHGQTLCGMARLLAEPVLGRRSAGA; the protein is encoded by the coding sequence ATGACGAGCTCGATTCTCCGGCCGCGAGGCCGTGTCCGTGTGCGTACGTCCGAGCGGGAAACCGCTGCCGGCAGCACGGAGCCGACACGGATCCTCGACTGGCAGCACCCGCGTGTGGCCCTGCTCGTCCGCGGCCTCGGCACGACGACGGCCCCGGGCCGGGCGGACGCCGCCGCGGAGCGGGTGCAGGCCCTGCGCGCGGCCCATCGATGGATCGCCACCTCCGTACGACCCGTCTACTCGGTGCAGGACGAGCGGCCCGTGTCGGAGGTCCTGCGCCGTGGCCGGGGCTCGTGCAGCCAGCGGCTCGCCGTCCTGGAGTCCGTCGCGCGGGCGTCCGGGGTCGCCACGCGGGTACGCGGACTCGTGGTCGACGGAACGTTCTGGTACCCGCGCTTCCCCCGGCTGCACCAGATCGTCCCCGACCAGGTCCTGCTCGCATGGCCGGAGTTCCGGATCGACGGCCTCTCGCCGGACGGGCACGCCGCGGCACCATGGCTGACCGTCTCCGAACTGTTCGGTGACCTGGACGAGTTGAGCGGGCACGCGGGCGGCGGCTTCACCAACGCCGACCCGGAGACGCTCTTCGAGGCGTTGTCCAGGACTGCGATCGACTGGGACGGAGCGACGGCCTGCCCGTCCGCCGGCGCCCCCTGTGACCTCTCGGCGCACGTCCTCGCGGACCTCGGGCACTTCGACTCGCGCGACGAACTCTTCGCCCGGCACGGCCAGACCCTCTGCGGGATGGCCAGGCTGCTGGCCGAGCCCGTGCTGGGCCGACGCTCGGCCGGCGCGTAG
- a CDS encoding maleylpyruvate isomerase family mycothiol-dependent enzyme: MATSTVSARDIPRTSAARAREVNEAEIRASLATMRALGAAEAEAWSRPTACKGWTVRDMVAHEVGQYEELPKPWLMISRIRHGRQAHPELGALDGHNASQVEERRGVPGPELAAEFARVAPRGTRSLRRMPGPVRKRMRLSLIFPEGKALPENSMDYLNSVLAARDTWMHRVDISDATGVDLVLDDHDREIVNQIVLDLALGWTGPPCLLELSGPAGGRHRLGSGPPAVVLRADAIAFARHLSGRPALGELVYEGDEDAAAALDAARVIF; encoded by the coding sequence ATGGCCACGTCGACCGTCTCCGCGCGGGACATCCCCCGGACCTCCGCCGCACGGGCCCGCGAGGTGAACGAGGCGGAGATACGGGCCTCGCTCGCGACGATGCGCGCGCTCGGCGCCGCCGAGGCGGAGGCCTGGTCCCGGCCCACAGCGTGCAAGGGCTGGACGGTACGCGACATGGTCGCCCACGAGGTCGGGCAGTACGAGGAGTTGCCCAAGCCGTGGCTCATGATCAGCCGCATCCGGCACGGCCGGCAGGCCCACCCCGAACTCGGCGCGCTCGACGGTCACAACGCGAGCCAGGTCGAGGAACGCCGCGGTGTGCCGGGCCCGGAGCTGGCCGCCGAGTTCGCCCGCGTCGCGCCTCGGGGCACCCGTTCGCTGCGCCGTATGCCCGGCCCGGTCCGGAAGCGGATGCGGCTCAGCCTGATCTTTCCCGAGGGGAAGGCGCTCCCCGAGAACTCGATGGACTACCTGAACAGCGTCCTGGCCGCGCGCGACACCTGGATGCACCGTGTGGACATCAGCGACGCCACCGGGGTCGACCTCGTGCTCGACGACCACGACCGCGAGATCGTGAACCAGATCGTGCTGGACCTGGCCCTCGGCTGGACCGGTCCGCCGTGCCTGCTCGAGCTGTCGGGCCCCGCCGGCGGCCGTCACCGGCTGGGCAGTGGCCCGCCCGCCGTCGTCCTGCGGGCGGACGCGATCGCCTTCGCCCGGCATCTGTCGGGGCGGCCCGCGCTCGGCGAGCTGGTGTACGAGGGGGACGAGGACGCCGCCGCGGCCCTCGACGCGGCACGGGTCATCTTCTGA
- a CDS encoding cytidine deaminase, with product MDPHLDQRLVDAALAQLDRRWPADEPGGAAALRLEDGEILTSVGLDNLNGGVSLCHETGAICQAYTLDRRVTASVCVCRVPERDQVLILPPCGICQERLALWGPEVQVAVPDADSAQGWRARTLRDVNPYYWGAQFTEDGTWPSLESHSE from the coding sequence ATGGACCCGCATCTGGATCAGAGGCTCGTCGACGCGGCGCTCGCGCAGCTGGACCGCCGGTGGCCGGCCGACGAGCCGGGCGGGGCCGCCGCGCTGCGTCTGGAGGACGGCGAGATACTCACCAGCGTCGGCCTCGACAACCTGAACGGCGGGGTGTCCCTCTGCCACGAGACCGGTGCGATCTGCCAGGCGTACACACTGGACCGCCGGGTCACCGCGTCGGTGTGCGTCTGCCGGGTCCCCGAACGCGATCAGGTACTGATCCTGCCGCCGTGCGGCATCTGCCAGGAACGCCTGGCCCTATGGGGCCCCGAGGTCCAGGTCGCCGTCCCGGACGCCGACTCGGCGCAGGGCTGGCGCGCCCGTACCCTGCGGGACGTCAACCCGTACTACTGGGGTGCGCAGTTCACCGAAGACGGCACATGGCCGTCACTGGAGTCCCACTCCGAGTAG
- a CDS encoding flavoprotein: MTRTTLHLFCSAAPPVFDVAQVIEQAQAGGWDVCLGLTPVAARWLEPSLDGLAVLTGHPVRFAYDRPGEPEIWPAADAVLFAPMTFNSLNACALGLTSSFVVGAAAEAIGKGVPTVAVPCVNAAYARHPQFERSVETLRSAGVSVLYGYEENGLASHEPVQGQGHGYGHAPGQGQGQERPGAYPWAAALDVVGAQVAAGRS; this comes from the coding sequence ATGACGAGGACGACTCTGCATCTTTTCTGCTCCGCCGCGCCTCCCGTGTTCGACGTAGCCCAGGTGATCGAGCAGGCCCAGGCCGGCGGTTGGGACGTATGTCTGGGCCTGACGCCTGTCGCGGCGCGCTGGCTGGAGCCCAGCCTCGACGGGCTGGCGGTGCTCACCGGTCACCCTGTCCGTTTCGCGTACGACCGGCCCGGAGAGCCGGAGATCTGGCCGGCGGCCGACGCGGTTCTCTTCGCGCCGATGACGTTCAACAGCCTCAACGCATGCGCCCTGGGCCTCACCTCGTCGTTCGTGGTGGGCGCGGCCGCGGAGGCGATCGGCAAGGGCGTGCCGACGGTGGCCGTGCCCTGTGTGAACGCGGCGTACGCCCGGCACCCGCAGTTCGAGAGGTCCGTGGAGACGCTGCGCTCGGCGGGCGTATCGGTCCTGTACGGCTACGAGGAGAACGGCCTCGCGTCGCACGAGCCGGTCCAGGGCCAGGGGCACGGGTACGGGCACGCGCCCGGGCAGGGACAAGGTCAGGAACGGCCCGGCGCGTACCCGTGGGCAGCGGCGCTGGACGTGGTGGGCGCGCAGGTCGCCGCCGGGCGGTCGTAG
- a CDS encoding class I SAM-dependent methyltransferase, with amino-acid sequence MDRGIRTVDDVMKLLDGLFAPEADRWTEGAAGWWDGFYGDRSKPVPFFVDKPDENLVSYLDRGLVAPGRALDLGCGPGRNALYLASLGFQVDAVDLSAEAISWAEERARESGAGSAVRFHRGDAFALDPAEFGGPYDLVHDSGCFHHLPPHRRVSYLQLLDRVLAPGGRFSLTCFASGAMGSELPDADFYGQSRLHGGLAYTPESLRWIFSDLEEVELRRMRDEPAESPCFGEAFLWSALFRRPS; translated from the coding sequence ATGGATCGGGGCATACGTACGGTCGACGACGTGATGAAGCTCCTGGACGGACTGTTCGCGCCGGAGGCGGACCGTTGGACCGAGGGCGCGGCCGGCTGGTGGGACGGCTTCTACGGCGACCGCTCCAAGCCGGTGCCGTTCTTCGTGGACAAGCCCGACGAGAACCTGGTCTCGTATCTCGACAGGGGACTGGTCGCTCCCGGGCGGGCGCTCGATCTTGGCTGCGGCCCCGGCCGCAACGCCCTGTACCTGGCCTCACTCGGCTTCCAGGTGGACGCCGTCGATCTCTCGGCGGAGGCGATCTCCTGGGCCGAGGAACGCGCCCGCGAGTCCGGGGCCGGCAGCGCGGTCCGGTTCCACCGCGGTGACGCCTTCGCTCTGGACCCGGCCGAGTTCGGCGGCCCCTACGACCTGGTCCACGACTCGGGCTGTTTCCACCATCTGCCGCCCCACCGGCGCGTCAGCTATCTCCAACTCCTCGACCGGGTCCTCGCCCCCGGCGGACGCTTCTCCCTCACCTGCTTCGCGTCCGGCGCGATGGGGTCCGAACTGCCCGACGCCGACTTCTACGGCCAGTCCCGGCTGCACGGCGGACTCGCCTACACGCCGGAGTCGCTGCGGTGGATCTTCTCCGACCTGGAGGAGGTGGAGCTGCGCCGTATGCGCGACGAACCGGCCGAGTCCCCTTGCTTCGGGGAGGCCTTCCTCTGGTCGGCGCTTTTCCGCAGGCCGTCCTGA
- a CDS encoding NADPH-dependent F420 reductase produces MKIGIIGAGRIGSTLARHFVRIGHDVVISNSRGPKSLAGLVEEIGGTLRAVTAEQAATFGQVVVVCIPYGRYTELPTDALNDKVVIDTCNYYPERDGHDVELDDDRTTSSEKIRAHTGANLVKAFNAIHWANLRDRGRPKGDPGRAAIPISGTDTEAKAVVAGLIRDIGFDPVDTGDIGRGGRTHQPGGRLYGAELTAEAMNDLLRAGATT; encoded by the coding sequence ATGAAGATCGGCATCATCGGCGCAGGCCGCATCGGCTCGACCCTGGCCCGCCATTTCGTACGCATCGGCCATGACGTCGTGATCAGCAACTCCAGGGGGCCAAAGAGCCTCGCCGGGCTCGTCGAGGAGATCGGGGGCACTTTGCGGGCGGTCACCGCCGAGCAGGCCGCGACGTTCGGGCAGGTCGTCGTGGTCTGCATTCCGTACGGCCGGTACACGGAACTGCCGACGGACGCCCTCAACGACAAGGTCGTGATCGACACCTGCAACTACTACCCGGAGCGCGACGGCCACGACGTCGAACTCGACGACGACCGCACCACCTCCAGCGAGAAGATCCGCGCCCACACAGGTGCCAACCTGGTGAAGGCCTTCAACGCGATCCACTGGGCGAACCTCCGTGACCGCGGCCGGCCCAAGGGGGACCCCGGCCGGGCGGCCATCCCGATCTCCGGCACCGACACGGAGGCCAAGGCCGTGGTCGCCGGGCTCATCCGGGACATCGGCTTCGACCCGGTCGACACCGGCGACATCGGGCGGGGCGGCCGTACTCATCAGCCCGGGGGGCGCCTCTACGGGGCCGAGCTGACCGCTGAGGCGATGAACGACCTGCTGAGGGCGGGCGCCACGACCTGA
- a CDS encoding maltokinase N-terminal cap-like domain-containing protein translates to MAVIHRTTMTPGKLELLAAWLPSRPWYEGTARRPELAKAGGFRLDDPKGEVGIEFMVVTDTSGDRPLSYHLPLSYRGAPLDGAGEAALIGTSEHGVLGRRWVYDGTHDPVLVEQLLALFAGNAEPQAQSVSDTPDPSVTAHLTGTPLPPAAATPAPVTDDAHGTHLAVAPGLTLHVTRRLDATAPTPEARGRVTAVWHAPDGTENRAPFAVLSDTTP, encoded by the coding sequence ATGGCTGTCATCCACCGCACCACCATGACCCCCGGCAAGCTCGAACTCCTCGCCGCGTGGCTGCCCTCGCGACCCTGGTACGAGGGCACCGCGCGCCGGCCGGAACTCGCCAAGGCCGGCGGATTCCGCCTGGACGACCCCAAGGGGGAGGTGGGCATCGAGTTCATGGTGGTCACCGACACCTCCGGCGACCGCCCGCTCTCGTACCACTTGCCCCTCAGCTACCGCGGAGCACCGCTCGACGGGGCCGGCGAGGCCGCTCTCATCGGCACGTCGGAACACGGCGTTCTCGGCAGGCGCTGGGTGTACGACGGGACTCATGACCCGGTCCTCGTCGAGCAGTTGCTCGCTCTCTTCGCGGGCAACGCCGAACCGCAGGCCCAGAGCGTGAGCGACACGCCGGACCCCTCGGTCACCGCGCACCTCACCGGGACCCCGCTCCCGCCCGCGGCCGCCACGCCGGCGCCGGTCACCGACGACGCACACGGGACGCACCTCGCGGTGGCCCCCGGCCTGACGCTCCACGTGACCCGCCGCCTCGACGCCACCGCTCCGACGCCGGAGGCGAGGGGCCGCGTCACCGCGGTCTGGCACGCGCCGGACGGCACGGAGAACCGCGCGCCGTTCGCCGTCCTCAGCGACACAACTCCCTGA
- a CDS encoding VOC family protein: MTATFDLTFDCADAQLLAAFWKTALGYVDEPPPAPYRTREEWLAQFDLPEDDSADDGAWLCAPDGTGPRLSILKVPETKTAKNRLHLDVRVPGHGTPKERWARVRAESRRLVEAGGSVVEAFDGHHIVMADPEGNEFCVAAESAAGRRRLGQETVTTS, from the coding sequence ATGACAGCCACCTTCGACCTGACCTTTGACTGTGCCGACGCGCAACTCCTCGCCGCGTTCTGGAAGACGGCCCTCGGCTACGTCGACGAGCCGCCGCCCGCCCCGTACCGGACGCGTGAGGAGTGGCTCGCCCAGTTCGACCTGCCGGAGGACGACTCGGCGGACGACGGGGCATGGTTGTGCGCCCCGGACGGCACCGGCCCGCGCCTGTCGATCCTCAAGGTGCCCGAGACCAAGACGGCGAAGAACCGGCTGCACCTCGACGTCCGCGTGCCGGGCCACGGCACCCCCAAGGAGCGCTGGGCCCGCGTCAGGGCGGAGTCGAGGCGGCTGGTCGAGGCGGGCGGCAGCGTCGTGGAGGCGTTCGACGGGCACCACATCGTGATGGCGGACCCGGAGGGCAACGAATTCTGCGTCGCCGCGGAGTCCGCCGCCGGACGGCGCCGGCTCGGCCAGGAGACGGTGACCACGAGCTAG
- a CDS encoding four-helix bundle copper-binding protein, whose translation MTMATTTSAKDMLNTYPADLGGVDQEALSRCIEECVACAQACTACADACLSEGMVGDLTKCIRTDMDCADICTATAAVLSRHTGYDANITRAILQACATACKACADECAKHADMHEHCRLCAEACRSCEQACNELLATL comes from the coding sequence ATGACCATGGCCACGACCACGTCCGCGAAGGACATGCTGAACACCTACCCCGCCGACCTCGGCGGCGTCGACCAGGAAGCCCTGAGCCGCTGCATCGAGGAGTGCGTCGCCTGCGCACAGGCGTGTACGGCCTGCGCCGACGCCTGCCTCTCCGAGGGCATGGTCGGCGACCTGACGAAGTGCATCCGCACCGACATGGACTGCGCCGACATCTGCACCGCCACCGCGGCCGTCCTGTCGCGCCACACCGGCTACGACGCGAACATCACCCGCGCGATCCTGCAGGCGTGCGCCACGGCCTGCAAGGCCTGCGCGGACGAGTGCGCGAAGCATGCCGACATGCACGAGCACTGCCGCCTGTGCGCCGAGGCGTGCCGGTCCTGCGAACAGGCGTGCAACGAGCTTCTCGCCACCCTCTGA
- a CDS encoding HNH endonuclease signature motif containing protein codes for MPLTDTDRSEDFLRRVRGLKAARTANGPRLYQPITLLWAVGRARRGEARTLAWADTDEAIGALLKRHGARGERPRPDYPVLALHRAGLWTLEGHVGEVPTAHGDSALRNWFAEQRPVGGLAEPFHDLLHRSGHSRVSVIEALLTTYFAGLDPVPLLEDTGLYDEGVADDAAGSRAQETVVDAAGSRVHEPVADSAVTAAAQYEKWCRLLDDRAETGEVRRRTGRRNDPVRSAVARRAVLARSRGACENPACGGRPADVTDAGEPILEVDHIMDLAKGGPDHPSRMAALCPNCHAVKTRGRSRETLRATLLEAALAAHLRMRGAADG; via the coding sequence ATGCCGCTCACCGACACAGACCGGTCCGAGGACTTCCTCCGACGCGTGCGGGGCCTGAAGGCGGCCCGTACCGCGAACGGACCGCGCCTCTATCAGCCGATCACTCTGCTGTGGGCCGTCGGCCGGGCGCGCCGGGGCGAGGCCCGTACCCTCGCCTGGGCCGACACCGACGAGGCGATCGGCGCGCTGCTGAAACGACACGGGGCCCGGGGGGAGCGCCCCCGCCCGGACTACCCCGTCCTCGCGCTCCACCGCGCGGGGTTGTGGACGCTGGAGGGCCACGTCGGCGAGGTGCCCACCGCGCACGGCGACTCGGCGCTCAGGAACTGGTTCGCCGAACAGCGGCCCGTCGGCGGGCTCGCTGAGCCCTTCCACGACCTCCTCCACCGCTCCGGGCATTCCCGGGTATCGGTGATCGAGGCCCTCCTCACCACATACTTCGCGGGCCTCGATCCGGTTCCGCTCCTCGAGGACACCGGCCTGTACGACGAAGGCGTCGCGGACGACGCCGCCGGGAGCCGGGCTCAGGAAACGGTCGTGGACGCGGCCGGGAGCAGGGTCCACGAGCCGGTCGCGGACTCGGCCGTGACCGCGGCGGCCCAGTACGAGAAGTGGTGCCGCCTTCTCGACGACCGGGCGGAAACCGGAGAGGTCCGGCGGAGAACCGGCCGGCGAAACGATCCCGTACGGTCGGCCGTGGCCCGCAGGGCCGTGCTCGCCCGGAGCCGGGGGGCGTGCGAGAACCCCGCCTGCGGCGGCCGGCCCGCCGATGTGACGGACGCGGGCGAGCCCATTCTCGAGGTCGACCACATCATGGACCTCGCCAAGGGCGGCCCCGATCACCCGAGCCGGATGGCCGCCCTCTGCCCCAACTGCCATGCGGTCAAGACCAGGGGGCGGTCCCGGGAAACCCTCCGTGCCACGCTGCTCGAAGCCGCGCTCGCCGCCCACCTGCGGATGCGGGGCGCGGCCGACGGCTGA
- a CDS encoding biotin/lipoyl-containing protein, with protein sequence MAQTTVVTAVRPGWVEDGQWDEFQLFVHLSVGAGDRVWKNQPLFDLETVKVRFEVPSPVEGKVLGVYVDDGARVGPNAPIMKISF encoded by the coding sequence ATGGCGCAAACCACTGTGGTCACGGCAGTTAGACCGGGGTGGGTGGAAGACGGACAGTGGGACGAATTCCAACTCTTCGTTCATCTGTCCGTGGGGGCAGGTGACCGCGTTTGGAAGAATCAGCCGCTGTTCGATCTGGAGACGGTAAAGGTCAGATTTGAGGTTCCTTCCCCCGTTGAAGGAAAGGTCCTCGGCGTCTATGTCGACGATGGGGCCCGAGTTGGCCCAAACGCGCCCATCATGAAAATCTCCTTTTAG